The segment GATGGTGATGTTTGGGTAACTTTTGTAAGTGAAAGTTCTGATTACAGCAATGTTTTAGGTTTTTATACATATGATTTAAGTAACCCTATTGTATCAGTGCCGTCAAAAGATGATGTTACTATTATTTTTCCAAATGTCTCTGCTTTAAATAGTGGAGGGGGGTTACAAATAGGAGATAAAGTAAAAATAGGATCTTTTAAAGCAGGAACTGGAATTGGATGGGTGCTGCTTAATGATGCTTGGAGTTCAAATGAAGGAAGTGTTGGAGATACTGTATTAGATTTATATTCTGATATTAATTTTAATCCAGAAACCGATGAAACTTTAAGAACCCACAACGTTTTATTAAACGATTTAACTGACGAAAGAATTATTCTTGGGTTTGAAGATTCAAGAAGAGATGATGTTGATAATAGCCAAGATTTTAATGATGCCGTTTTTTATATAACTGCAAGTCCTTATGAAGCAATTAATACAAATAACTTTGCCGATATGACACAGACTTCGGAAGTTACTTCAGGGAATGATGGTGGTTTAGAAAGTAATGGTGATTTAGCTAATTTAATTGCAAAGAGAAATTTTACAAGAAAAAAGGAAGGTAATAATATAAATAAAAAAGAGCAGCAATCTAATTTTAACAAGACGCAATTAAAAAGGAATACAAACACAAACTCATTAATAGGATATTTACCTGAAACAGGTATGTATAAAACAGAAACTTCTACAGTTTCTAGTCCAAGTGATTTATTAGCAATAACGAATGCTAAAGAAATATTTTCAATAGATTATTACCAAGGAGATGATAGAATTTCTGCTGTATTAGCGACTTCTACAGAAGGTTCTATATATGATCATTCAAAAGTTATTTGTGATAGATTAAATAATTCTAGTTTAGAAGATGTAAGAACTGTAAGTACTAGAGGTCATCAAATAATAAGTTCTAAAATTAAAAGAGCAACAGGAGAAATAGAATATACTTTAAGTTTTTCTATTAAAATGGATGGAATAGAAAATGAACTGTTTAGTTTTTGGAATATAGACCAATATCCAACAGGAGATTACCAAAACTATCAAATTTGGGGAAGTTCTTTTTCTCAAGTATTTTCAATTGCTAATTTTATTTTAGATAAGCATACAATTTTAAATGGATTAAACAGTACAATAATAGAAGGTGTTTTACCAAATGTATTTGTGAAATCTGGTAGTTATTCTAACGGAGTTATTAATTTAAATTTGGTAAATAAAACGCAAGAAAAATCAGTTGATTTTGTAGGGAATATTGCAGAAACAGAAGTTTCTGATCATAACCAAGTATCAAATACTTTTACATTGTCTGGTGCTTACAATGAAGTTTTATCAATACAAACAGGCGTTTTATTTGATATAGGTTTCTCTCTACAAACAGCTTCTTCACCTCAAAAAGATGCATTATATCTAGCAGATGGACCTTGGGGATTAGATTACTTAAAAGAATTTGCTTCTGTAAGTGAGTTTAGTGTAGATATTTCTGAAAGACAATATGATGAAAATATTTATGAAGTAGATAGAAATGCAAGTGTATCTGGAGAGGTAAAAGGAAACATCAACTTATTTAGACATCTTTTACCAGGAGATCAAACTTTAGATGTATTAGATTATAGCTTTTTAAATTTCTTAATCACAAATAATGAAGCTGTAGAAATTGTTATAATGCAAGAAGGAGAAAGAGAATGGGAAAACAGAATACGTTACACAGTGCCAGCTAATACAGAAGAAAAAGAATACACGATCTCTTTTAATGATTTTTTAGATGGAGAAGGAAATACTATAGAAATTACAAATATTAAGACAATTGTTTTTTCAGTAATTGGAGATTACACAAACTATATACCTTATAGTGTTCAAATAAAAGACATGGCTTTTAAAGCTAGTAATGCTTTAGATGTTGAGGATTTTGAAACAGAGGAGAACTTAAAGTTATCTAATTATCCAAATCCATTTTCAAATTCTACAACAATAAGATTACCAATGAACTCTGAATTTGCTCAAATCAAAGTATTTGATTT is part of the Polaribacter sp. SA4-10 genome and harbors:
- a CDS encoding ice-binding family protein, whose amino-acid sequence is MKKLLLIFLSTVFTTINAQKNQSFENTNHRSTLEAVEIDFGSAANFILFTGAGAVANTGISTFTGDVGSHVGAIAGFGAPSILNGTVESANAITLQAQTDLAAACVQLQNIPATITDHSAIFGSIIGETIFPGVYAVAAAVALTGTLTLDAQGDPDAMFIFKITGALTSVAGTEVILANGASSDNVYWIAVGAVALGANTTMIGTAIGYPGAVSLGAGGSLDGRLYSTVGAIAIDSTLGAIPIAIPSYNYLGEYTSNGTPLYLEAQSDVVSIETQEMISNSLPESYPVPEYNPQYITSGYDTDLKLNEDGDVWVTFVSESSDYSNVLGFYTYDLSNPIVSVPSKDDVTIIFPNVSALNSGGGLQIGDKVKIGSFKAGTGIGWVLLNDAWSSNEGSVGDTVLDLYSDINFNPETDETLRTHNVLLNDLTDERIILGFEDSRRDDVDNSQDFNDAVFYITASPYEAINTNNFADMTQTSEVTSGNDGGLESNGDLANLIAKRNFTRKKEGNNINKKEQQSNFNKTQLKRNTNTNSLIGYLPETGMYKTETSTVSSPSDLLAITNAKEIFSIDYYQGDDRISAVLATSTEGSIYDHSKVICDRLNNSSLEDVRTVSTRGHQIISSKIKRATGEIEYTLSFSIKMDGIENELFSFWNIDQYPTGDYQNYQIWGSSFSQVFSIANFILDKHTILNGLNSTIIEGVLPNVFVKSGSYSNGVINLNLVNKTQEKSVDFVGNIAETEVSDHNQVSNTFTLSGAYNEVLSIQTGVLFDIGFSLQTASSPQKDALYLADGPWGLDYLKEFASVSEFSVDISERQYDENIYEVDRNASVSGEVKGNINLFRHLLPGDQTLDVLDYSFLNFLITNNEAVEIVIMQEGEREWENRIRYTVPANTEEKEYTISFNDFLDGEGNTIEITNIKTIVFSVIGDYTNYIPYSVQIKDMAFKASNALDVEDFETEENLKLSNYPNPFSNSTTIRLPMNSEFAQIKVFDLLGRTVDFKKISTENTKRKIQYNAPQLKSGIYKYILKDDTNKSYSGTFIIN